The following proteins come from a genomic window of Marinobacter sp. MDS2:
- a CDS encoding cation diffusion facilitator family transporter, with translation MENVSRNHPNPDRDLEAEKHAASKVTLIGMFLDGFLGLIKVIAGTLFHSHALVVDGIHSFTDVASDWVVLIVMRLSRKGPDDDHPYGHQRIETLGTLVLGSLLIAVGAALAWENILRLAEQEELYVPGWPVLVAAAISVLSKEWIFRYTRHVGLAIRSDLIVANAWHSRTDAISSVVVLLSTAGAMLGVVWLDTVAAVAVAIIIVHIGWKFTWDSVKELIDTGLSKDDTEKLRAIALATPGVRNVHELRSRRMGQDILLDIDLVVRPEISVSEGHQIGLKVVTSMRAALDNIQDINFHIDAENDEAIPSLNEPGLPSREEIRSQLTEALGELPPHSRLGLHYLEKRVHLEIFLDEEHPAPELTPQGVQAALSNAPWLGSVRIWVAAESG, from the coding sequence ATGGAAAACGTTTCAAGAAACCACCCGAACCCCGACCGTGACCTCGAAGCCGAAAAACACGCCGCCTCTAAAGTTACCCTCATCGGCATGTTCCTTGATGGCTTTCTCGGGCTGATCAAAGTCATCGCCGGCACCCTATTCCATTCCCATGCACTGGTGGTCGATGGCATCCACTCCTTTACCGATGTTGCCTCGGACTGGGTCGTACTTATCGTCATGCGTTTATCTCGCAAGGGCCCGGATGACGACCATCCCTATGGCCACCAAAGGATCGAAACCCTCGGCACACTCGTATTGGGCAGTTTGTTGATTGCCGTGGGGGCGGCGCTGGCGTGGGAAAACATACTGCGCTTGGCAGAACAAGAAGAGCTTTACGTGCCTGGCTGGCCGGTACTGGTTGCGGCCGCCATCTCAGTGTTGAGTAAAGAATGGATTTTCCGCTATACCCGCCACGTTGGTCTCGCAATTCGTTCTGATCTGATCGTCGCCAATGCCTGGCACAGCCGCACTGACGCCATTTCATCGGTGGTCGTGTTGCTTTCAACCGCCGGAGCAATGCTAGGGGTGGTCTGGCTTGACACAGTCGCGGCGGTCGCCGTCGCGATCATCATTGTCCACATCGGCTGGAAATTCACCTGGGACAGCGTCAAAGAACTGATCGATACCGGCTTATCCAAGGACGATACCGAAAAACTCCGCGCAATCGCGCTGGCAACGCCCGGCGTTCGAAACGTCCATGAATTACGAAGCCGGCGCATGGGCCAGGACATACTGCTCGATATCGATCTGGTGGTGCGCCCTGAAATCAGCGTCTCCGAAGGGCACCAGATCGGCCTCAAGGTCGTGACCAGCATGCGCGCAGCTCTCGATAACATTCAGGACATCAATTTTCACATTGATGCTGAAAACGACGAGGCGATCCCCTCTCTAAATGAACCAGGGCTGCCGTCAAGGGAGGAAATACGCTCGCAGCTTACGGAAGCCTTGGGTGAGCTGCCGCCACACAGCCGATTGGGATTACACTACCTGGAAAAAAGGGTCCATCTAGAGATTTTCCTCGACGAAGAACACCCCGCTCCCGAGCTGACTCCGCAGGGGGTTCAGGCCGCGCTTTCGAATGCGCCCTGGCTGGGCAGTGTCCGGATTTGGGTGGCAGCCGAATCCGGGTAG
- a CDS encoding quinone-dependent dihydroorotate dehydrogenase has product MYPVLRNLLFRLPPEQAHNVALKSLDVAQKVGVLNLFTRHPDPCPVNVMGLDFPNPVGLAAGLDKNADHLDALGALGFGFIEVGTVTPLAQPGNPKPRMFRLPEHEAIINRMGFNNEGLEHLIGNVRNRRYKGILGINVGKNKDTPNEQSESDYRKGIAAVYGYADYITVNVSSPNTPGLRDLQFGDSLKQLLHAIKDEQTRCHQAQGRYVPVAVKIAPDMDDEGVRFVAAALLDAGLDGVIATNTTISRDAVKGHEHEQEAGGLSGAPVRQSSVRVIAGLYAELGDRIPIIGVGGITDAESAAEKIRAGAKLVQIYTGFIYKGPRLIGGAVEAIRKEQQT; this is encoded by the coding sequence ATGTACCCCGTTCTTAGAAATTTGTTGTTTCGGTTACCGCCAGAGCAGGCCCACAATGTTGCGTTGAAGAGTCTCGATGTTGCTCAAAAAGTGGGCGTGCTCAATCTGTTCACGCGTCATCCTGATCCTTGCCCGGTCAATGTGATGGGTTTGGATTTTCCGAACCCCGTAGGCCTTGCTGCCGGGTTGGACAAAAACGCAGACCATCTGGACGCATTGGGTGCATTGGGGTTCGGGTTCATTGAAGTGGGTACGGTTACGCCGTTAGCGCAACCCGGCAACCCGAAGCCCCGGATGTTCCGCTTGCCGGAGCATGAAGCGATTATCAACCGGATGGGCTTCAATAACGAAGGGCTCGAGCATTTGATCGGTAATGTTCGGAACCGGCGCTACAAAGGTATCTTGGGTATCAACGTTGGCAAAAACAAAGACACGCCCAACGAGCAGTCTGAGTCTGACTATCGCAAGGGGATAGCAGCAGTTTATGGCTACGCGGACTACATCACCGTGAATGTTTCGTCGCCTAATACACCAGGCCTGCGCGATCTTCAGTTCGGTGACTCGTTAAAGCAGTTGTTGCATGCGATCAAGGATGAGCAAACACGTTGTCATCAGGCGCAGGGTCGATACGTACCGGTGGCGGTAAAGATTGCGCCAGATATGGATGACGAGGGAGTGCGGTTTGTGGCGGCGGCGCTATTGGACGCCGGGTTGGATGGTGTGATTGCAACCAACACGACAATCAGCCGAGACGCAGTAAAAGGCCATGAGCACGAGCAGGAGGCTGGTGGTTTAAGCGGGGCGCCTGTACGCCAATCATCCGTTCGGGTTATTGCAGGGCTTTATGCCGAGCTAGGTGACCGCATTCCCATTATTGGGGTTGGTGGAATCACAGATGCCGAGAGTGCGGCCGAGAAGATTCGGGCGGGTGCCAAGTTGGTACAAATCTACACCGGATTTATCTACAAAGGCCCGAGATTGATTGGAGGGGCAGTAGAGGCCATACGAAAAGAGCAGCAGACATAA
- the rmf gene encoding ribosome modulation factor: MKRQKRDVYARAFKRGYLAGVSGKSKDSCPVDQPEARQEWLNGWREGRTDNWEGMTGVSGIHKLANVTAT; the protein is encoded by the coding sequence ATGAAAAGACAGAAAAGAGACGTTTACGCTCGTGCATTCAAGCGAGGATACCTCGCTGGCGTGTCCGGAAAATCTAAAGACAGCTGCCCTGTCGATCAACCAGAAGCGCGCCAGGAATGGTTGAACGGGTGGCGAGAAGGCCGCACAGATAACTGGGAGGGCATGACCGGCGTTTCCGGCATCCACAAGTTAGCCAACGTAACCGCAACGTGA